From the Leptospira biflexa serovar Patoc strain 'Patoc 1 (Paris)' genome, one window contains:
- a CDS encoding metal-sulfur cluster assembly factor, with product MIRDPETEKEWEVFHSIRSVEDPEIGISLVELGLIYDVKVVGETAEVTMTYTSLACPAGPQMKQDIENHALRVDGISEIIVHVVWNPKWDPRQMASEEAKMQMGIFD from the coding sequence ATGATCAGAGACCCAGAAACAGAAAAAGAGTGGGAAGTCTTCCATAGCATCCGTTCCGTCGAAGATCCAGAGATTGGAATCTCCCTAGTGGAACTTGGTTTGATATATGACGTGAAAGTTGTTGGTGAAACAGCAGAAGTAACAATGACATATACCTCGCTGGCCTGTCCCGCAGGTCCCCAAATGAAACAAGACATAGAAAACCATGCCTTACGAGTGGATGGAATTTCGGAAATCATTGTCCATGTGGTTTGGAACCCCAAATGGGATCCGCGTCAGATGGCAAGCGAAGAAGCAAAAATGCAAATGGGGATTTTCGATTGA